The proteins below come from a single Dinghuibacter silviterrae genomic window:
- a CDS encoding glycosyltransferase family 2 protein, translating into MQEVLDQLRGVSSLPPVTKDIAKNGSEIKKLSIIIPAYNEEKTIGQVLEKIRQARLIQHVEKEIIVVDDCSTDQTAVIVNDFMLAYPKIDIKYNRQSKNQGKGAAIHRGIALSSGDCLLIQDADLEYDPSDYNQLLKPFLLGHADVVYGSRFMGGNAHRILFFWHSIGNRFLTFLSNAFSNLNLTDMETGYKVFRTNMIQGLPLHEKRFGFEPEVTARIARIPSIRIYEVGIAYYGRTYKEGKKIKWVDGVRTIYCIIKYGIFLRKQIPVRAYKEIPENISTQL; encoded by the coding sequence ATGCAAGAGGTGCTTGATCAACTAAGGGGTGTTAGTTCTTTGCCCCCTGTTACAAAAGACATAGCAAAAAATGGCTCAGAAATCAAAAAGCTGTCGATTATAATTCCAGCCTACAACGAGGAGAAAACTATTGGCCAGGTGCTCGAAAAAATCCGGCAAGCCAGACTTATACAACACGTGGAGAAAGAAATAATTGTTGTCGATGATTGCTCAACGGACCAGACAGCTGTTATTGTCAACGACTTTATGCTCGCATATCCTAAGATTGACATAAAATACAACAGGCAATCTAAAAATCAAGGTAAAGGGGCGGCTATTCATAGGGGAATAGCCCTTAGCAGTGGCGATTGCTTGCTTATCCAAGATGCAGACCTGGAATATGACCCAAGCGATTATAATCAACTTCTAAAGCCTTTTCTTTTAGGTCATGCAGACGTAGTATATGGATCAAGATTTATGGGTGGCAATGCTCATAGGATACTCTTTTTCTGGCATTCGATCGGCAACCGGTTCCTTACTTTTCTATCAAACGCCTTTTCCAACTTGAATCTGACAGATATGGAAACGGGGTATAAGGTATTCAGGACAAATATGATCCAAGGACTGCCACTTCATGAGAAGCGGTTCGGGTTTGAGCCGGAGGTAACTGCGCGCATTGCCCGAATTCCGTCCATTCGGATTTATGAGGTTGGTATCGCCTATTATGGAAGAACATACAAAGAAGGCAAAAAAATCAAATGGGTTGATGGCGTTAGAACAATCTATTGCATCATAAAGTACGGGATATTTCTTCGGAAACAAATACCAGTCAGAGCGTACAAAGAAATTCCGGAAAATATATCGACTCAGTTGTAA
- a CDS encoding class III lanthionine synthetase LanKC N-terminal domain-containing protein, which produces MLDSFINNSLYNSTFQKTSEDLEIEDYSLFLKSLKSEYTIDNYYLQVNKINATQGWIIHLSVIISQVTALVKQITPLLIAEDASFKIVMDKNTANDMLTGYLGANKIGKIICIYPENDQQAVNLAKILIKHTENFRGPSVPTDKLLKNIVYTRYENFYNTTGNRQANNKYILNEKKELIPDLELIPFEMPPFVQWPFSEITDPTIAPDKKVLNKIYRTIGVLKSDVRGNVYKGIYIKKFLVVSHCVIKQGKKNMSSDKAGRDIHDRLAWQKELYYSLKDEIPLPEILDLFIENGDSYLAMKYIKGDSFYDRIKELNPNSKAWPLLQPSDQLLIVSYLIKIVSIVKKLHDKGYVHRDIAPGNFMINTKDEIFLIDIELTYAVESKKPAPPFEYGTAGFMSPEQQRVAVPTPKEDIYGIGGLLVEVLTGLSPVKFDTSDPLTLPRKLYFFLHDMDIANLISLCLNENPELRPSIHEIQNKLEIYRDKIVNQPNSEKINEPSNAQGYLHEINETITLALKGLSNFPTVIFDNIWCSKLETVDNVGMAQLKQYSAYPGLRYGIGGVIYLLSRAKKMGFEVDSSIKILNHSWLYVKNKFLNNLSEIRQGLYLGSVGLGLSLAEGVNQGLLDDNEEIYDSISKCILRSNDTFDLANGITGQGIAILRCSNLLNRPVLYDTLEKIIKRLTDEQQSDGSWIFEGFKKNFNKPISFNYGIVGIIWFLLEYVSLFPNADIKSKVRKSVEWLIKRANNLKSFLDHKKFTKYVLLGAEVGDERKGIILVLIKAHETFKDERYRIIAEKALNIYPKQITNINFSQENGLTAMGELYLEAWRVFNNPEWMNRAIWIAEAFTHTLNRTKTGSGYWKMEEYEDPTADLMIGNSGIIHFLLRCLDPTKIGYRLLK; this is translated from the coding sequence ATGTTGGATAGCTTTATAAATAATAGCTTATACAATTCAACCTTTCAAAAAACCAGTGAAGACTTGGAAATAGAAGACTATTCACTATTTCTCAAAAGTCTAAAATCAGAATACACTATCGACAACTATTACTTACAGGTCAATAAGATTAATGCAACTCAGGGCTGGATCATCCATTTATCAGTCATAATCTCACAAGTAACGGCATTAGTTAAACAGATAACGCCCCTTCTAATCGCCGAAGACGCCTCATTTAAAATAGTAATGGATAAGAACACCGCAAATGACATGTTGACTGGCTATCTAGGCGCAAATAAAATAGGGAAAATCATATGCATATATCCAGAAAATGATCAGCAAGCAGTTAACCTAGCAAAAATATTAATTAAGCATACAGAAAATTTCCGCGGTCCCTCTGTACCAACGGACAAATTACTAAAAAACATAGTCTATACTAGATATGAAAATTTTTACAATACAACAGGAAACAGACAAGCAAATAATAAGTATATCTTAAATGAAAAAAAAGAGTTGATTCCCGATCTTGAACTAATACCATTTGAAATGCCGCCATTTGTTCAATGGCCATTCTCTGAAATAACAGATCCTACTATTGCTCCCGACAAAAAGGTTTTAAATAAAATTTATCGAACTATAGGAGTTCTGAAATCCGATGTTAGAGGTAACGTTTATAAGGGCATCTATATAAAGAAATTTCTTGTTGTCAGCCATTGCGTGATCAAACAAGGAAAGAAAAATATGTCCTCAGATAAAGCTGGACGTGATATTCATGATAGACTCGCATGGCAGAAAGAACTTTATTACAGCCTTAAAGATGAAATCCCGCTACCGGAAATATTGGATTTATTTATAGAAAACGGGGATTCATACCTAGCAATGAAATATATAAAAGGAGACTCGTTTTACGATAGAATAAAAGAACTCAATCCAAACTCAAAGGCATGGCCCCTTCTTCAACCATCGGACCAACTTCTGATAGTCAGCTATCTCATAAAAATTGTTTCAATTGTTAAAAAATTACATGACAAAGGTTATGTTCATAGAGATATTGCTCCTGGCAACTTCATGATAAACACAAAAGACGAAATATTTCTGATTGACATTGAACTCACATACGCCGTTGAAAGCAAAAAACCGGCCCCTCCTTTTGAATACGGCACCGCCGGCTTTATGTCACCTGAACAGCAACGTGTAGCTGTACCAACCCCAAAAGAAGACATATATGGGATTGGGGGACTATTAGTTGAAGTTCTAACAGGGCTATCACCAGTCAAATTTGATACAAGTGATCCATTAACACTACCCAGAAAGTTATACTTTTTTCTCCATGACATGGATATTGCTAATCTGATTAGCTTATGCCTCAATGAAAATCCTGAACTGAGGCCTAGTATTCATGAAATACAAAATAAATTAGAGATTTATAGGGATAAAATTGTGAACCAACCGAATTCTGAAAAAATAAATGAACCGTCTAATGCTCAAGGCTACCTCCATGAAATAAATGAAACTATAACTCTAGCCTTGAAGGGACTTTCCAATTTTCCAACGGTAATTTTTGACAATATATGGTGCTCTAAATTAGAGACTGTGGATAACGTGGGAATGGCCCAATTGAAACAATATTCAGCCTATCCAGGTCTAAGATATGGAATCGGAGGAGTAATCTATTTGCTCTCCAGGGCAAAAAAAATGGGATTTGAAGTTGATTCCAGTATAAAAATATTAAATCACAGTTGGCTCTATGTAAAAAACAAGTTTCTAAATAATCTATCTGAAATTCGTCAAGGCCTATACTTGGGGAGTGTAGGATTAGGGCTGTCTCTAGCCGAAGGGGTAAATCAGGGGTTGTTAGATGACAACGAAGAGATTTATGACTCCATATCAAAATGCATATTACGATCAAATGATACATTTGACCTTGCTAACGGTATTACTGGACAAGGTATTGCAATACTACGTTGCTCAAATCTGTTGAATCGCCCTGTTCTTTATGACACATTAGAAAAGATAATTAAAAGGCTTACAGATGAACAGCAATCTGATGGATCATGGATATTTGAAGGCTTCAAGAAAAATTTCAATAAACCAATCAGCTTTAACTATGGAATAGTTGGCATCATCTGGTTTCTATTAGAATATGTTTCCTTATTTCCAAATGCCGACATTAAATCCAAGGTCCGAAAGTCAGTAGAATGGCTTATAAAAAGAGCTAACAACCTTAAATCTTTTCTCGATCATAAAAAATTTACCAAATACGTTTTACTGGGAGCTGAAGTAGGAGATGAAAGAAAGGGAATTATACTTGTGTTGATAAAGGCGCACGAAACATTTAAAGACGAACGTTACCGGATAATAGCTGAAAAAGCCTTAAACATTTATCCAAAGCAAATTACAAATATCAATTTTAGTCAGGAAAATGGCTTAACCGCCATGGGAGAATTGTACCTTGAAGCCTGGCGTGTATTTAATAATCCCGAATGGATGAACAGAGCAATTTGGATCGCTGAAGCATTTACGCATACTTTAAATAGAACCAAGACTGGCTCCGGGTATTGGAAAATGGAAGAATATGAAGATCCAACAGCGGATCTGATGATTGGAAATAGCGGAATTATTCACTTCCTATTACGTTGCTTAGATCCAACAAAAATTGGATATAGGCTATTAAAATAA
- a CDS encoding DUF4134 domain-containing protein has translation MSKRIVRPAATALLVALAEASHAQTPDGNAGITQATSMITGYFSAACTLMYAVGAVLGLIGAVRVYIKWNHGDHDTSKVAAAWFGSCIFLVVVATVIKSFFGL, from the coding sequence ATGTCCAAGCGAATTGTTCGCCCAGCCGCCACGGCATTGCTCGTGGCCCTGGCAGAGGCTTCTCATGCCCAAACTCCCGATGGCAACGCCGGTATCACCCAGGCCACCTCCATGATCACGGGCTATTTTTCTGCCGCCTGCACCCTGATGTATGCAGTAGGGGCGGTCCTGGGCCTGATTGGCGCCGTCCGGGTGTACATTAAGTGGAACCATGGAGACCACGACACCAGCAAAGTAGCCGCCGCCTGGTTCGGTAGCTGCATCTTCCTGGTAGTGGTGGCCACCGTGATCAAATCCTTCTTTGGTTTATAA
- a CDS encoding RagB/SusD family nutrient uptake outer membrane protein has translation MWRTYKNIFNGVVFLGFLVSSCNKLVQVPEPISSVTTSEIFSNQGNAISAITGIYSQMSYGRNNTIYSNSVTTQVGGLSSDEIELYSANGPLYQFQSNLLLSNNAYVINYLWSPIYFSIYQSNAAIEGLKASTSLSSTIKTELDGEARFIRAYCYFYLINLFGDVPLVTSTDWTLHQGITRTPASQIYTQIEEDLLLAQSELPGDYSLTGGQKIWANSWAATSMLARVYLYEGKWNSADSASSAVISSGMFTLTKTLDSVFLPNSTEAILQLQVINNPPYATQEGNFFIPPSNTSSPRFYISSNLLASFEMGDARRFHWLDSSKVSGVYYYYPYKYKIRQGTKGAIGEAYMLLRFAEQYLIRAEARAQENNNLSGAISDLNIIRNRVSLGNLSNNLSQAQVLLAVEQERRIELFAEWGHRWLDLKRWGNAAQVLTANKGFTVTSSSLLFPIPLSELQTDPELTQNEGY, from the coding sequence ATGTGGCGAACATATAAGAATATATTTAACGGAGTTGTTTTTCTGGGTTTTTTGGTAAGTTCTTGTAACAAGTTGGTGCAAGTTCCCGAGCCTATAAGCAGCGTTACGACCAGTGAGATATTTAGCAATCAGGGCAATGCCATTTCTGCAATAACTGGCATATATAGTCAGATGAGTTATGGTAGGAATAACACGATATACAGCAATAGTGTAACTACTCAAGTTGGTGGTTTATCGAGTGATGAGATTGAATTGTATAGCGCGAATGGCCCATTGTACCAATTTCAATCAAATCTTCTTCTTTCCAATAATGCATATGTTATTAATTATTTATGGTCTCCGATATATTTTAGTATATATCAGTCTAACGCTGCAATTGAAGGCCTGAAAGCTTCAACATCGCTTAGCTCCACTATTAAGACCGAGTTGGACGGGGAAGCTAGGTTTATTAGGGCGTATTGTTATTTTTATTTAATCAATCTTTTTGGCGACGTTCCCCTTGTCACCTCAACAGACTGGACTTTGCATCAAGGAATAACAAGAACACCGGCTAGTCAAATTTATACTCAGATTGAAGAAGATCTTTTATTGGCTCAGTCTGAGTTGCCTGGTGACTATTCTCTAACTGGTGGTCAAAAAATATGGGCGAACTCCTGGGCGGCTACATCCATGTTAGCAAGGGTATATTTATACGAAGGAAAATGGAATAGTGCAGACTCGGCATCTTCTGCGGTAATTAGTTCTGGAATGTTCACTTTAACCAAGACACTAGATAGCGTTTTTTTGCCCAATAGCACCGAGGCGATTTTACAACTTCAGGTAATAAATAATCCCCCATATGCTACTCAAGAGGGTAATTTTTTTATCCCTCCTTCTAATACATCAAGCCCTAGATTTTATATTTCTTCAAATTTATTGGCCTCATTTGAAATGGGAGATGCTCGGAGATTTCACTGGCTTGATAGCAGTAAAGTTTCGGGTGTTTATTATTATTATCCATATAAATATAAAATACGACAGGGTACAAAGGGAGCTATTGGAGAAGCGTATATGCTGTTGAGGTTTGCCGAGCAATATTTGATAAGAGCTGAGGCCAGAGCCCAAGAGAACAATAATCTAAGTGGGGCCATTTCGGATTTGAACATTATTCGGAATAGGGTGAGTCTTGGTAATTTATCAAATAATTTGAGTCAAGCCCAGGTACTTTTGGCAGTTGAACAAGAAAGGCGAATCGAGTTATTTGCGGAATGGGGTCATCGATGGCTGGATTTGAAACGTTGGGGGAATGCTGCTCAGGTTTTAACAGCTAATAAAGGTTTTACCGTTACTAGTAGTTCTCTTCTGTTTCCCATCCCGTTATCTGAATTGCAAACGGACCCTGAACTCACGCAAAATGAGGGTTATTAG
- a CDS encoding DUF4397 domain-containing protein: MNVNIIAKNRVKCLVIYFILIIVIWGCKKGTNGGGSSAPVSINVFNAIPGSAPIIPVFGTFEPLKWFSSATRVYYGNVYLFSPVGGSNDLYIVQNTDTILSNSKGPLFSGSLNLQGGSIYSFFLSGDTVNTDTVLVQDKIPIYSDSSVGVRFINLVSGSLPMSVNIHGNVPADTEFYGLAYKSVSMFKKYSASSLVPGGYYKFEIRDEQSGTLLTTFSWSFTRFKCNTLVISGSELPGFSTPLQVYQMNNY, from the coding sequence ATGAACGTCAATATTATTGCCAAGAATCGTGTTAAATGTCTAGTCATTTATTTTATCTTGATTATTGTTATTTGGGGATGTAAAAAGGGTACAAACGGAGGAGGAAGCAGCGCGCCTGTTTCAATTAATGTATTTAACGCGATTCCGGGCAGCGCACCGATTATACCTGTATTTGGTACTTTTGAACCTCTCAAATGGTTTTCAAGTGCTACGAGAGTTTACTATGGCAATGTGTATCTTTTTTCGCCAGTTGGCGGCTCCAATGATCTTTATATTGTACAGAACACCGATACGATTTTATCGAATTCAAAAGGACCGTTGTTTTCTGGCAGCCTTAATCTTCAGGGGGGCAGTATTTATTCTTTTTTCTTATCGGGCGACACTGTTAATACGGATACGGTTTTGGTTCAAGATAAGATTCCCATTTATAGTGATAGCTCTGTTGGTGTGAGGTTTATAAATCTAGTATCTGGGAGTTTGCCTATGAGTGTAAATATACATGGGAACGTGCCTGCCGACACTGAATTTTATGGACTTGCATATAAGTCAGTCAGCATGTTTAAAAAATATTCGGCTAGTAGTTTGGTTCCTGGGGGGTACTATAAATTTGAGATTAGAGATGAGCAATCCGGGACTTTATTAACTACATTTTCTTGGAGTTTTACACGGTTTAAATGCAATACTCTTGTAATATCTGGCTCAGAGTTGCCGGGATTCAGCACCCCTTTGCAGGTTTATCAAATGAATAATTATTAG
- a CDS encoding alkaline phosphatase family protein, producing MKYLIPLVVSLLIGVYSFSQPARHVVLISIDGLRPAMYLDSGWASPNLHYLMREGSYAQHMLSVFPSFTYPSHSSMVTGAYPAEHEVCHNAPFAPLGNDGHWNWYTNLIKSRTIWDAAHEANLTSATVEWPVSVGAPVNWNVPEIWPVKDGDDRVTESRKYATPGLIEDIEKNATGLLTRDNMNESYLSFDETAGRMADYIIQHYKPNLLALHFACVDGAEHEEGIDGDSVRFAVESVDRAIGEVLESIERAGIQDSTAVIVVGDHGFSDIHRALRPNIWLATAGLLHTGNDWGMMFQPAGGSAFLYMEHPEDTTQLKDVRAFINSQPDSIRNLFRVVERPELTQMKADKRAVMALAARPGVIFSGAIKGAVIFPVKGGHHGYDPNIPEMYTGFISAGAGIVKGKVIPEIRVVDIAPLVMKLLGVSFDAPDGVVPKDILR from the coding sequence ATGAAGTACCTCATCCCGTTAGTCGTTTCCTTATTAATCGGAGTTTATTCTTTCTCCCAGCCGGCCCGGCACGTTGTCCTTATCAGCATTGACGGTCTTCGACCGGCCATGTACCTGGATTCAGGATGGGCTTCTCCAAATCTGCATTATCTGATGAGAGAGGGGAGTTACGCGCAGCACATGCTTTCTGTATTCCCGAGTTTTACCTATCCCTCGCATTCCAGCATGGTAACAGGTGCGTACCCTGCAGAGCATGAGGTTTGCCATAACGCTCCTTTTGCCCCTTTGGGGAATGACGGTCATTGGAACTGGTATACAAACCTGATCAAGTCCCGCACTATTTGGGACGCCGCCCATGAAGCAAACCTTACCTCCGCAACAGTGGAGTGGCCTGTTTCCGTGGGGGCCCCAGTGAACTGGAACGTTCCAGAGATCTGGCCGGTAAAGGATGGTGATGACAGAGTTACGGAATCACGAAAGTATGCAACGCCAGGGCTTATAGAAGATATCGAGAAGAATGCTACGGGTCTGCTAACAAGGGACAATATGAACGAGTCCTATCTCAGTTTTGATGAAACCGCCGGTCGAATGGCTGACTATATCATTCAGCATTATAAGCCCAATCTGCTGGCACTGCACTTTGCCTGTGTAGATGGGGCGGAGCATGAAGAAGGCATAGATGGTGATAGCGTCCGATTTGCGGTGGAATCCGTAGACCGGGCGATAGGGGAGGTGCTTGAGTCGATTGAGCGGGCCGGTATTCAGGACAGTACCGCGGTTATCGTTGTCGGTGATCACGGGTTCTCGGATATTCATAGGGCCCTCCGGCCGAATATTTGGTTGGCTACTGCCGGCCTATTGCACACCGGCAATGATTGGGGAATGATGTTCCAACCTGCGGGTGGATCTGCATTTTTATACATGGAACATCCTGAGGATACCACGCAGCTAAAGGACGTAAGGGCCTTTATAAATAGCCAGCCGGACTCAATCCGGAATCTTTTCCGGGTAGTTGAGAGACCTGAGCTCACCCAAATGAAGGCGGATAAGAGGGCTGTTATGGCGTTGGCTGCAAGACCTGGCGTTATATTCAGCGGTGCGATAAAGGGGGCGGTCATCTTTCCGGTAAAGGGTGGGCACCACGGCTATGATCCCAATATACCAGAAATGTATACCGGGTTCATCTCAGCCGGCGCAGGTATTGTCAAAGGAAAGGTGATACCTGAAATCCGTGTAGTGGACATAGCCCCTCTTGTTATGAAGCTTCTGGGCGTGTCATTCGATGCACCAGATGGAGTAGTACCCAAGGACATTTTGCGGTAA
- a CDS encoding DUF7793 family protein encodes MNRTYETEHVWYTITSEGILRAKYRPEVRFVDEPMAKKIVADRLAFQGSKRYPLLIEESGAAEYTKDARIFFAGDHGVEGLTGVAILVHNWVTYATASFILAIQKPRIPTRIFRQERDALLWLQKLKSKKRQTQA; translated from the coding sequence ATGAATAGGACCTACGAAACCGAACACGTCTGGTACACCATAACCTCTGAAGGCATCCTAAGGGCCAAGTACCGCCCGGAAGTCCGCTTTGTGGACGAACCTATGGCTAAGAAGATCGTCGCCGATCGCCTGGCCTTTCAGGGATCCAAACGATACCCGTTATTGATCGAGGAATCCGGTGCAGCCGAGTACACCAAGGACGCAAGAATCTTCTTTGCTGGAGATCATGGCGTTGAAGGGCTGACTGGGGTTGCTATCCTTGTACACAATTGGGTGACCTATGCGACCGCCAGTTTTATTCTTGCCATCCAGAAACCCCGTATTCCCACACGGATCTTCCGACAAGAGCGAGACGCGCTGTTATGGCTACAAAAGCTCAAGTCTAAAAAGCGCCAAACCCAAGCCTAA
- a CDS encoding S8 family serine peptidase, which yields MIELRRLIKNIIFITALFCLFYVDGTAQKVNWQNLDMRTDSVLGVSTEKAYATLLKGRKSSSTIVAIIDSGIDTLHEDLKSVLWINSRNGSHGWNFIGQEMGQEDIVHIASDKKEFYDSLSYAVVPVSFRKEYSVHCKDIAIVNQKIDADNNFIERLKQSKAIIERIVQKMGRDKPTWKDFRNYMTQDEDEKEVQKIILSRMPLYADWKQCKLNEVDNLINLVQYHIEHGLNLGNLEGDTTMGDGNVSPDAIGIVVNPNLVPYHGTHVAGIIGAVRNNGLGMNGIADNVKIMMLKVNGNIRELRDHDLARAIHFAVDHGARVINMSFGKPYSSNKAEVDSAIKYAMDRDVLLVHAAGNNGQNLDVVEHYPNPKYGDGSGTAYAWIEVGASAWKDDSSLVPAFSNYGKNSVDVFAPGIDIYSTIPDSKYATYSGTSMAAPVVAGIATLIREYYPRLTAKQVKDIILKSVTKITHNVLVNDKDGIAQSIPFSQICKSGGIVNAYSALKLAEESSNYVQFRK from the coding sequence ATGATAGAGTTACGGCGTTTGATAAAAAATATAATATTCATAACTGCGCTGTTTTGTTTATTTTATGTAGATGGAACAGCGCAAAAGGTAAATTGGCAAAACCTTGACATGCGGACGGATAGCGTTCTTGGTGTTAGCACTGAGAAGGCGTATGCCACCTTGTTAAAAGGTAGGAAATCTTCTTCTACTATAGTGGCTATCATTGATAGCGGTATTGATACATTGCATGAAGATTTGAAATCTGTACTATGGATCAATTCCCGAAATGGAAGTCATGGCTGGAATTTTATTGGACAAGAGATGGGCCAAGAAGATATTGTTCATATTGCAAGCGACAAGAAGGAATTTTATGACAGCTTATCTTATGCTGTTGTGCCGGTGAGCTTCAGAAAAGAATATAGTGTTCATTGTAAGGATATTGCTATTGTCAATCAAAAGATTGATGCCGACAATAATTTTATTGAAAGGCTTAAGCAATCAAAAGCAATAATTGAGAGAATTGTTCAAAAAATGGGTCGTGATAAGCCTACTTGGAAGGATTTCAGGAATTATATGACGCAAGATGAGGATGAGAAGGAAGTGCAAAAGATAATTCTGAGCAGGATGCCGCTGTATGCGGATTGGAAGCAATGTAAGTTAAACGAAGTAGATAATTTGATTAATCTTGTGCAATATCATATTGAACATGGATTGAATTTGGGTAATTTGGAGGGGGATACCACAATGGGAGATGGGAATGTTAGTCCAGATGCAATTGGAATTGTTGTAAACCCTAATCTTGTGCCTTATCATGGGACGCATGTTGCTGGTATTATTGGTGCTGTAAGAAATAATGGCCTAGGCATGAATGGCATTGCGGATAATGTGAAGATTATGATGCTAAAGGTGAATGGAAATATCAGAGAGCTTCGCGATCATGATTTGGCGAGGGCCATTCATTTTGCCGTAGATCATGGAGCTAGAGTAATCAACATGAGTTTTGGGAAGCCATATTCCTCGAACAAGGCTGAAGTGGATAGCGCCATTAAATATGCGATGGATAGAGATGTTTTGCTGGTGCATGCAGCGGGCAATAATGGACAAAATCTTGATGTGGTTGAACACTATCCTAATCCCAAATACGGGGATGGGAGTGGCACGGCGTATGCCTGGATCGAAGTTGGTGCGTCCGCTTGGAAGGATGATTCATCCCTTGTCCCGGCATTTTCAAATTATGGTAAAAATAGTGTTGATGTCTTTGCGCCTGGAATAGATATTTATTCTACTATACCCGATTCCAAATATGCAACTTACAGTGGTACTAGTATGGCTGCCCCTGTTGTTGCTGGGATTGCAACTTTAATTAGGGAGTATTATCCTCGCTTGACAGCAAAGCAAGTAAAGGATATTATTTTGAAGTCTGTAACAAAGATAACGCATAATGTGTTAGTTAATGATAAGGATGGTATTGCCCAATCTATTCCGTTCAGCCAGATATGTAAATCCGGGGGTATCGTAAATGCCTATTCCGCATTGAAGCTTGCCGAAGAAAGTAGCAATTATGTACAGTTCAGAAAATAA
- a CDS encoding redoxin domain-containing protein, with amino-acid sequence MCRSYVRFGICLFILLAILMPTAPDAQSQIGYEILGNIRGLQEGEKVVMNLALDEGFQFEQMDSAYVKGGFFKLTGFVPEGPRFYWMRFEKHPSKVYRLLIGNGEHIRVDCDSDIGMINHSFLDNYISFKGSISNHTWHYYFTGMSMYCQGMGGLNRSLRKIYDSVGFDPQTIGATIMAKMDLNKACYWSLLHNPDPAEVSIPAMVPEIIGDKLYERSGHDQFLMDEYKALDEATRETHYGKLLYRYAKLSVGQMFPDFKLPDLSGGVLDLKDVVAKGKLTIINFWAVNSYMRKEYQHTLNEVYKKYHAKGLNIIGVSSDTTDYEWKGFVKTQNFPWYNVSDLKGGDGVVGKVYFEYGKASEPNTSNVLIDENGKIIAWDPSEPELLWYLWKYLDNGDVVATANNSK; translated from the coding sequence ATGTGTAGATCTTATGTTCGCTTCGGTATTTGTCTGTTCATTCTATTGGCAATTTTGATGCCAACCGCGCCTGATGCTCAAAGCCAAATAGGCTATGAAATTTTGGGTAATATTCGTGGTCTTCAAGAAGGGGAGAAGGTAGTTATGAACCTTGCACTTGATGAGGGGTTTCAATTTGAGCAGATGGATTCTGCATATGTTAAGGGTGGATTTTTTAAACTGACAGGTTTTGTTCCTGAAGGTCCTAGGTTTTATTGGATGAGGTTTGAGAAGCACCCATCCAAGGTATATAGATTATTAATTGGAAATGGGGAACACATTAGAGTTGATTGTGACAGCGATATAGGAATGATTAACCACAGCTTTTTAGACAATTACATTAGTTTTAAAGGGAGCATTTCGAATCATACTTGGCACTATTATTTTACGGGGATGAGTATGTATTGCCAGGGAATGGGAGGTTTGAATCGATCTTTAAGGAAAATTTATGACTCAGTCGGATTTGATCCACAGACAATTGGTGCTACAATTATGGCAAAGATGGATTTAAATAAGGCTTGTTACTGGAGCTTGTTGCATAACCCAGATCCGGCTGAAGTGTCCATTCCTGCTATGGTGCCTGAAATTATAGGAGATAAACTTTATGAACGATCTGGGCATGATCAATTTCTTATGGATGAATATAAAGCACTTGATGAAGCGACAAGGGAAACCCATTATGGTAAACTTCTGTACAGGTATGCCAAACTGAGCGTTGGACAGATGTTTCCTGATTTTAAACTTCCAGATTTAAGTGGAGGAGTGCTTGATTTAAAAGACGTTGTAGCGAAAGGGAAATTAACAATTATTAATTTTTGGGCTGTAAATTCTTATATGCGAAAGGAATATCAACATACGTTGAACGAAGTTTATAAGAAGTATCATGCTAAAGGGCTTAATATTATTGGAGTTTCATCGGATACTACGGATTATGAGTGGAAAGGTTTTGTAAAGACTCAAAATTTTCCTTGGTATAACGTATCTGATTTGAAGGGTGGTGATGGCGTAGTTGGAAAAGTTTATTTTGAATATGGGAAAGCATCCGAGCCCAATACTTCAAATGTATTGATAGATGAGAATGGAAAGATTATTGCATGGGATCCGAGCGAACCGGAGTTGTTATGGTACTTATGGAAATATCTTGACAACGGGGATGTTGTCGCAACTGCAAATAATTCAAAATAG